The Streptomyces laurentii genome contains a region encoding:
- a CDS encoding hypothetical protein (identified by MetaGeneAnnotator; putative;~sequence version:1), giving the protein MGVFSLFRRRNRKNSDPVEVAGTAPVTEEAKETAASAGTVESAGATETEAAAETVEAAEASDAAETATAEVTTEPTAATEPVGQAEPAVGAGTDAAPAERAAAEAVETEAAKAATEAPAEAGEAERAEAEVVEPAAARKAEPEAEAVEIPRQQSVEQAVDSEAGEGARH; this is encoded by the coding sequence ATGGGCGTTTTCTCACTGTTTCGCAGGAGGAACAGGAAGAACTCGGACCCGGTCGAGGTCGCCGGAACGGCGCCTGTGACGGAGGAGGCGAAGGAGACGGCCGCGTCGGCCGGAACGGTCGAGTCGGCCGGGGCCACCGAGACGGAGGCCGCGGCCGAGACGGTCGAGGCGGCCGAGGCTTCCGATGCGGCCGAGACGGCGACGGCCGAGGTGACCACCGAGCCGACCGCAGCAACCGAGCCCGTCGGGCAGGCCGAACCCGCCGTAGGAGCCGGGACCGACGCCGCACCGGCCGAGCGGGCCGCGGCGGAAGCCGTGGAGACCGAGGCGGCCAAGGCCGCGACCGAGGCCCCGGCCGAAGCCGGGGAAGCCGAGCGGGCGGAAGCCGAGGTGGTTGAACCGGCAGCCGCGCGGAAGGCCGAGCCCGAGGCCGAGGCGGTCGAGATCCCCCGGCAGCAGTCGGTGGAGCAGGCCGTGGACAGCGAGGCCGGAGAAGGCGCCCGTCACTAG
- a CDS encoding collagen triple helix repeat-containing protein (Collagen triple helix repeat-containing protein [Streptomyces fulvissimus DSM40593];~MT0933-like antitoxin protein; pfam14013;~UniProt-pubmed:11572948; UniProt-pubmed:20624727; UniProt-pubmed:21463507; UniProt-pubmed:18375553; UniProt-pubmed:12000953; UniProt-pubmed:20064060; UniProt-pubmed:21551298;~identified by MetaGeneAnnotator; putative): MGLLDSLKAKLGPAKDKVSDLAKEHGGKVEHGLEKAAKMVDEKTKGKYSDKIETGTGKAKEAIEKLAHQGGSGSAGERSTGEGPTPPPPPPPAA, from the coding sequence ATGGGTCTCCTGGATTCACTGAAGGCCAAGCTCGGCCCCGCCAAGGACAAGGTCTCCGACCTGGCCAAGGAGCACGGGGGCAAGGTGGAGCACGGTCTCGAGAAGGCCGCCAAGATGGTCGACGAGAAGACCAAGGGCAAGTACAGCGACAAGATCGAGACCGGCACCGGGAAGGCCAAGGAGGCCATCGAGAAGCTCGCCCACCAGGGCGGGAGCGGCTCGGCCGGCGAACGCTCGACCGGCGAGGGCCCGACCCCGCCGCCGCCCCCGCCACCGGCTGCCTGA
- a CDS encoding hypothetical protein (Hypothetical protein XNR_1077 [Streptomyces albus J1074];~Subunit B of Class III Extradiol ring-cleavage dioxygenases; cl00599;~identified by MetaGeneAnnotator; putative;~metal binding site [ion binding]) produces the protein MLVAAAVCPCPPLLVPAVAAGAAAELAEARTACSDALGVLAAARPDRLVVVGPAAEGARGGFPGGSAGSFAGFGVDLTVRLGSGPGGDRPLPASLAVAAWLLDRTDWSGAPVEGLGVAESLEAARCAEAGREIAGSADRVALLVLGDGSACRTVKAPGYLDERAEAFDAAAAQALGAADTAALLALDEGPAGELKAAGRAPWQVLAGAAEGADLAGRLLYEDAPYGVGYMVAAWS, from the coding sequence ATGCTTGTCGCCGCCGCCGTCTGTCCCTGCCCCCCGCTGCTCGTGCCCGCCGTCGCGGCCGGTGCCGCGGCCGAGCTCGCCGAGGCGCGCACGGCCTGTTCCGACGCGCTCGGCGTGCTCGCCGCCGCCCGTCCCGACCGGCTCGTGGTCGTCGGCCCCGCCGCCGAGGGCGCGCGGGGCGGCTTCCCTGGCGGTTCCGCGGGCTCGTTCGCCGGGTTCGGGGTCGATCTGACCGTACGGCTCGGCAGCGGGCCCGGCGGGGACCGCCCGTTGCCCGCCTCGCTCGCCGTCGCCGCCTGGCTGCTCGACCGTACGGACTGGTCCGGCGCGCCGGTCGAGGGTCTCGGCGTCGCCGAGTCGCTGGAGGCCGCCCGCTGCGCGGAGGCCGGCCGGGAGATCGCGGGGTCGGCGGACCGGGTCGCGCTGCTCGTCCTGGGCGACGGCAGCGCCTGTCGCACGGTGAAGGCGCCCGGCTATCTCGACGAGCGCGCCGAGGCCTTCGACGCCGCCGCGGCCCAGGCCTTGGGGGCGGCCGACACGGCGGCGCTGCTGGCGCTGGACGAGGGTCCGGCGGGCGAGCTGAAGGCGGCCGGACGGGCGCCCTGGCAGGTGCTCGCGGGCGCCGCCGAGGGCGCGGACCTCGCCGGGCGGCTGCTGTACGAGGACGCCCCGTACGGGGTCGGGTACATGGTCGCCGCCTGGAGCTGA
- a CDS encoding peptidase M1 membrane alanine aminopeptidase (PFAM: Peptidase M1 membrane alanine aminopeptidase; KEGG: sgr:SGR_1725 putative metallopeptidase;~Peptidase M1 family Aminopeptidase N; cd09603;~Peptidase family M1; pfam01433;~Signal predicted by SignalP 3.0 HMM (Signal peptide probability 0.990) with cleavage site probability 0.606 at residue 25;~Zn binding site [ion binding];~identified by MetaGeneAnnotator; putative;~peptidase M1 membrane alanine aminopeptidase [Streptomyces sp. SirexAA- E]), producing the protein MPLRSPTLRTRTPAVRTSSRAPVRARRPLGRAARSAVLVALAAGLVAAAPAPPLPPPLGVGDRLFPYLGNPGYDVLTYDIALAYPGRNDRPLAGVTHIRAVTTADLERVNLDFTHGTVSSVTVDGRRADFVSSDEDLVITPAAPLDRGRVVDITVTHTSDPRGPADSGGWVRTSDGLAMANQADAAHRVFPCNDHPSDKAFFTFRITAPDRLTVVANGLPGGRERLGGRTTWTYRTAHPMATELAQVSIGDSTVLHRAGPHGLHVRDVVRTADRELLEPWLKDTPRHVEWMEGLVGPYPFENYGLVVADADTGFELETQTLSLFERRLFAESRYPAWYIRSVMVHELSHQWFGDSVSPRVWSDVWLNEGHATWYEARYAEQHGGPTLEARMKAAYAFSDQWRADGGPPAFPKPPVPGDKISIFRPVVYDGAALALYALRTEIGTEAFDRLERRWVAEYRDGTATTADFEALAAEVSGRDLGRFFDAWLYGTTTPPMPGHPDWHVQAPEPAPAAAKAGRGARSVSPVTLAVRGSDHAARAERPVRAGKPG; encoded by the coding sequence ATGCCGCTCCGCTCCCCGACGCTCCGCACCCGGACGCCCGCTGTCCGGACCTCGTCCCGCGCCCCCGTCCGCGCCCGCCGGCCGCTCGGGCGCGCGGCACGTTCCGCCGTCCTCGTCGCCCTCGCGGCGGGGCTCGTCGCCGCCGCCCCGGCCCCGCCGCTGCCCCCGCCGCTGGGCGTCGGCGACCGGCTCTTCCCGTACCTGGGCAATCCCGGCTACGACGTCCTGACGTACGACATCGCGCTCGCCTACCCCGGCCGCAACGACCGGCCGCTCGCCGGCGTCACCCACATCCGGGCCGTGACCACCGCCGACCTGGAACGCGTCAACCTGGACTTCACCCACGGCACCGTCTCCTCCGTCACCGTCGACGGGCGCCGGGCCGACTTCGTGAGCAGCGACGAGGACCTGGTGATCACCCCGGCCGCACCGCTCGACCGCGGCCGGGTCGTCGACATCACCGTCACCCACACCAGCGACCCCCGCGGCCCGGCCGACTCCGGGGGCTGGGTCCGCACCTCCGACGGTCTCGCCATGGCCAACCAGGCCGACGCCGCCCACCGGGTCTTCCCGTGCAACGACCACCCCTCCGACAAGGCCTTCTTCACCTTCCGGATCACCGCGCCCGACCGACTCACCGTCGTGGCCAACGGGCTGCCCGGCGGCCGTGAACGGCTCGGCGGCCGGACGACGTGGACGTACCGCACCGCCCACCCCATGGCCACCGAACTCGCCCAGGTGTCCATCGGCGACTCCACCGTGCTGCACCGCGCGGGCCCGCACGGGCTGCACGTCCGGGACGTCGTCCGGACCGCCGACCGGGAGCTCCTGGAGCCCTGGCTGAAGGACACCCCCCGGCACGTCGAGTGGATGGAGGGCCTGGTCGGTCCGTACCCCTTCGAGAACTACGGGCTCGTCGTCGCCGACGCCGACACCGGCTTCGAACTGGAGACCCAGACCCTCTCGCTCTTCGAGCGCCGTCTGTTCGCCGAATCCCGCTATCCCGCCTGGTACATCCGGTCCGTGATGGTCCACGAGCTGTCGCACCAGTGGTTCGGCGACAGCGTCTCCCCGCGCGTGTGGTCCGACGTGTGGCTCAACGAGGGCCACGCCACCTGGTACGAGGCGCGATACGCCGAGCAGCACGGCGGGCCGACCCTGGAGGCGCGCATGAAGGCCGCGTACGCCTTCTCCGACCAGTGGCGCGCGGACGGCGGCCCGCCCGCCTTCCCGAAACCGCCGGTGCCCGGCGACAAGATCAGCATCTTCCGGCCCGTCGTCTACGACGGCGCCGCCCTCGCGCTGTACGCCCTGCGCACCGAGATCGGCACCGAGGCCTTCGACCGGCTGGAACGCCGCTGGGTCGCCGAGTACCGGGACGGCACGGCCACCACCGCCGACTTCGAGGCGCTGGCCGCAGAGGTCTCCGGGCGGGACCTGGGCCGCTTCTTCGACGCCTGGCTGTACGGGACGACGACCCCGCCCATGCCCGGGCACCCGGACTGGCACGTCCAGGCCCCGGAACCGGCTCCCGCCGCCGCGAAGGCCGGCCGCGGGGCACGCTCCGTGAGCCCGGTGACGCTCGCCGTACGGGGTTCGGATCACGCGGCGCGGGCAGAAAGACCCGTGCGTGCGGGGAAACCCGGATGA
- a CDS encoding tRNA delta(2)-isopentenylpyrophosphate transferase (P-loop containing Nucleoside Triphosphate Hydrolases; cl09099;~identified by MetaGeneAnnotator; putative;~tRNA delta(2)-isopentenylpyrophosphate transferase [Streptomyces albus J1074];~tRNA delta(2)-isopentenylpyrophosphate transferase [Translation,ribosomal structure and biogenesis]; COG0324), protein MRSAAPAPRVIAVVGPTAAGKSDLGVFLAQQLGGEVVNADSMQLYRGMDIGTAKLTVEERGGVPHHLLDIWDVTEAASVAEYQRLARAEIDRLLAAGRTPVLVGGSGLYVRGAIDALEFPGTDPEVRARLEAELEERGSGVLHARLAEADPEAARAILPGNGRRIVRALEVIEITGKPFTANLPGHESVYDTVQIGVDVARPELDERIATRVDRMWEAGLVDEVRTLEAHGLREGRTASRALGYQQVLAALAGECTEDEARAETVRATKRFARRQDSWFRRDPRVHWLSGAMADRGELPGQALTLVERAVTA, encoded by the coding sequence GTGAGAAGTGCAGCTCCCGCCCCGCGGGTCATCGCCGTCGTCGGCCCCACTGCGGCCGGAAAGTCCGATCTGGGCGTTTTCCTCGCCCAGCAGCTGGGTGGCGAGGTCGTCAACGCCGACTCCATGCAGCTCTACCGGGGGATGGACATCGGCACCGCCAAACTGACGGTGGAGGAGCGCGGCGGAGTGCCGCATCACCTCCTCGACATCTGGGACGTGACCGAGGCCGCCAGCGTCGCGGAGTACCAGCGGCTGGCGCGCGCCGAGATCGACCGGCTGCTCGCCGCGGGCCGCACTCCCGTCCTGGTCGGCGGTTCCGGGCTGTACGTACGGGGGGCCATCGACGCCCTCGAGTTCCCCGGCACCGACCCCGAGGTCCGGGCCCGGCTGGAGGCCGAGCTGGAGGAGCGCGGCTCCGGGGTGCTGCACGCCCGGCTGGCCGAAGCCGACCCCGAGGCCGCCCGCGCGATCCTGCCCGGCAACGGCCGCCGCATCGTGCGCGCCCTGGAGGTCATCGAGATCACCGGCAAGCCGTTCACGGCGAACCTCCCGGGCCACGAGTCCGTCTACGACACCGTCCAGATCGGCGTCGACGTCGCCCGCCCCGAACTCGACGAGCGCATCGCGACCCGCGTGGACCGCATGTGGGAGGCGGGACTCGTCGACGAGGTCCGCACCCTGGAGGCGCACGGGCTGCGCGAGGGGCGTACGGCGTCGCGCGCGCTCGGCTACCAGCAGGTGCTCGCGGCGCTCGCGGGGGAGTGCACGGAGGACGAAGCGCGCGCCGAGACCGTACGCGCCACCAAACGCTTCGCGCGCCGTCAGGATTCGTGGTTCCGGCGCGACCCGCGGGTTCATTGGCTCAGTGGCGCCATGGCCGACCGGGGGGAACTCCCGGGGCAGGCCCTGACGTTGGTCGAACGAGCGGTTACAGCCTGA
- a CDS encoding GTP pyrophosphokinase (GTP pyrophosphokinase, (p)ppGpp synthetase I [Streptomyces venezuelae ATCC10712];~Guanosine polyphosphate pyrophosphohydrolases/synthetases [Signal transduction mechanisms / Transcription]; COG0317;~HD domain; pfam13328;~NTP binding site [chemical binding];~Nucleotidyltransferase (NT) domain of RelA- and SpoT-like ppGpp synthetases and hydrolases; cd05399;~identified by MetaGeneAnnotator; putative;~metal binding site [ion binding];~synthetase active site [active]) has product MSAEAAQPLSEAGPTGPAAPGRRRGRARIDLRRIGRAALLGATAGPASRDRLPDAIRHVAEAHRAHYPDADLSVLRRAYVLAESSHRGQFRKSGEPYITHPLAVTLILAALGAETTTLTASLLHDTVEDTEVTLDQVREEFGDEVTYLVDGVTKLEKVEYGAAAEPETFRKMLVATGDDVRVMSIKLADRLHNMRTLGVMRPEKQARTARVTRDVLIPLAERLGVQALKTELEDLVFAILHPEQYAATRALIAADALAGDTLGAVAEQVSGVLREAGIAAEVLVRPRHFVSVHRIHLKRGELRGSDFGRLLVLVAEDADCYAVLGEMHTCFTPVISEFKDFIAAPKFNLYQSLHTAIAAPDGAVAEVLIRTHRMHKVAEAGVVALGNPYATVPEGAGGPEQAAEPATGPGGRFGTASAPTRPGPAGCPGSSTGSSPPTTPTPSGPRCAPTSPRTRRSPSSAPTAAPSACPPAPPASTPRTPCTARPPTAVSGRGSTAGSRP; this is encoded by the coding sequence ATGAGTGCAGAGGCCGCCCAACCCCTGAGCGAGGCCGGGCCCACCGGTCCCGCCGCTCCCGGCCGCCGCCGCGGCCGCGCGAGGATCGATCTGCGCCGCATCGGCCGCGCCGCACTGCTCGGGGCCACCGCCGGACCCGCCTCGCGCGACCGGCTGCCCGACGCCATCCGGCACGTCGCGGAGGCGCATCGCGCCCACTATCCGGACGCCGACCTGTCCGTGCTGCGCCGCGCGTACGTCCTCGCCGAGTCCTCGCACCGCGGCCAGTTCCGCAAGAGCGGCGAGCCGTACATCACCCACCCGCTCGCGGTCACCCTGATCCTTGCCGCACTCGGCGCCGAGACCACGACGCTGACGGCCTCGCTGCTCCACGACACCGTCGAGGACACCGAGGTGACGCTCGACCAGGTGCGGGAGGAGTTCGGCGACGAGGTCACGTATCTCGTCGACGGCGTCACCAAGCTGGAGAAGGTCGAGTACGGCGCGGCGGCCGAGCCGGAGACCTTCCGCAAGATGCTCGTCGCCACCGGCGACGACGTCCGTGTCATGTCGATCAAACTCGCCGACCGGCTGCACAACATGCGCACCCTCGGCGTGATGCGCCCCGAGAAACAGGCCCGCACCGCCCGGGTCACCCGGGACGTCCTGATCCCGCTCGCCGAACGCCTCGGCGTCCAGGCCCTCAAGACCGAGCTGGAGGACCTGGTCTTCGCGATCCTCCACCCCGAGCAGTACGCGGCCACGCGCGCGCTCATCGCCGCCGACGCCCTCGCCGGGGACACCCTCGGGGCCGTCGCCGAACAGGTCTCCGGGGTGCTGCGCGAGGCCGGCATCGCCGCCGAAGTCCTCGTCCGGCCGCGGCACTTCGTCTCCGTCCACCGGATCCACCTCAAACGCGGCGAACTGCGCGGCAGCGACTTCGGCCGGCTGCTCGTCCTGGTCGCCGAGGACGCCGACTGCTACGCCGTCCTCGGCGAGATGCACACCTGTTTCACGCCGGTGATCTCGGAGTTCAAGGACTTCATCGCCGCCCCCAAGTTCAACCTCTACCAGTCGCTGCACACCGCGATCGCCGCGCCCGACGGCGCCGTCGCCGAAGTCCTCATCCGCACCCACCGGATGCACAAGGTCGCCGAGGCGGGCGTGGTCGCCCTCGGCAACCCGTACGCGACAGTCCCCGAGGGGGCGGGCGGCCCCGAGCAGGCGGCCGAGCCGGCCACGGGGCCCGGCGGTCGGTTCGGGACGGCGAGCGCGCCGACCCGACCCGGCCCGGCTGGCTGTCCCGGCTCCTCGACTGGCAGCAGTCCGCCCACGACGCCGACACCTTCTGGACCTCGCTGCGCGCCGACCTCGCCCAGGACCAGGAGATCACCGTCTTCCGCACCGACGGCGGCACCCTCGGCCTGCCCGCCGGCGCCACCTGCGTCGACGCCGCGTACGCCATGCACGGCGAGGCCGCCCACGGCTGTCTCGGGGCGCGGGTCAACGGCCGGCTCGCGCCCCTGA
- a CDS encoding hypothetical protein (identified by MetaGeneAnnotator; putative;~transmembrane protein [Streptomyces pristinaespiralis ATCC25486]), whose amino-acid sequence MEAGPRDTEQQAAVRGQVPGEAPGLTPDGPDEAEGSAVEVDAAEVEVELRPQRRLRIWQLAPIVALAAVGSLMFAFPLAFGSGDGGAVVAMLGLLISSCAAGWGMMAARRVGYTWPGLPARGSGRRPDWRVLALYALLSTVLVVLAVWRVARLR is encoded by the coding sequence ATGGAGGCCGGCCCTCGTGACACGGAGCAGCAGGCCGCCGTCCGGGGACAAGTCCCCGGTGAGGCGCCCGGGCTGACGCCGGACGGCCCCGACGAGGCCGAGGGCAGCGCCGTCGAGGTCGACGCGGCGGAGGTCGAGGTGGAACTGCGTCCGCAGCGCCGCCTGCGGATCTGGCAGCTCGCCCCGATCGTCGCGCTCGCCGCCGTCGGCTCGCTGATGTTCGCCTTCCCGCTCGCCTTCGGCTCGGGCGACGGGGGCGCCGTCGTCGCCATGCTCGGGCTGCTGATCAGCTCCTGCGCGGCCGGCTGGGGCATGATGGCAGCCCGCCGCGTCGGCTACACCTGGCCGGGCCTGCCCGCCCGCGGATCCGGCCGGCGCCCCGACTGGCGCGTCCTCGCCCTGTACGCGCTGCTGAGCACCGTCCTGGTCGTCCTCGCCGTCTGGCGCGTCGCCCGGCTGCGCTGA
- a CDS encoding ppGpp synthetase/hydrolase (ACT domain found C-terminal of the RelA/SpoT domains; cd04876;~identified by MetaGeneAnnotator; putative;~ppGpp synthetase/hydrolase, partial [Streptomyces pristinaespiralis ATCC25486]) — protein sequence MHGEAAHGCLGARVNGRLAPLSTVLDDGDTVQLLLAQDAASGPSPQWLDHARTPAARIAITGWLRAHPEAAAPPAAAPRPPADAAKRPAPDTTAGHDGESAASEVTLCVESFGRPGLLADLTEAIAAEGATVAAANVDPPDEQRVRHTYTLRLPDAAGLPTLLKAMRDVPGVYDVRRAGNPEAPGR from the coding sequence ATGCACGGCGAGGCCGCCCACGGCTGTCTCGGGGCGCGGGTCAACGGCCGGCTCGCGCCCCTGAGCACCGTGCTCGACGACGGCGACACCGTCCAGCTCCTGCTTGCCCAGGACGCCGCCTCCGGGCCCTCCCCGCAGTGGCTCGACCACGCGCGCACCCCCGCCGCCCGGATCGCCATCACCGGCTGGCTGCGGGCCCACCCCGAGGCGGCGGCGCCCCCGGCGGCCGCGCCCCGCCCGCCGGCCGACGCGGCGAAACGTCCCGCCCCGGACACCACGGCCGGTCACGACGGCGAGAGCGCCGCCTCCGAGGTCACCCTTTGCGTCGAGTCCTTCGGCCGGCCCGGCCTGCTCGCCGACCTCACCGAGGCCATCGCCGCCGAGGGCGCCACCGTGGCCGCCGCCAACGTCGACCCCCCGGACGAGCAGCGCGTCCGGCACACGTACACCCTCCGGCTCCCGGACGCCGCCGGTCTTCCCACGCTGCTGAAGGCGATGCGGGACGTGCCGGGCGTGTACGACGTACGCCGGGCGGGGAACCCGGAGGCGCCGGGACGCTGA
- a CDS encoding diaminopimelate epimerase (Diaminopimelate epimerase; pfam01678;~diaminopimelate epimerase [Streptomyces cattleya NRRL 8057 = DSM46488];~diaminopimelate epimerase; Provisional; PRK00450;~identified by MetaGeneAnnotator; putative), translating to MTSAQTSPLRFLKGHGTENDFVIVPDADHTIDLPPALVARLCDRRAGIGGDGVLHVVRSAAHPEARHMADEAEWFMDYRNADGSVAEMCGNGVRVFARYLEHAGHVTAGEVAVATRGGVKRVHLDKDGSVTVRMGRAVLPEDGVTVTVDGRSWPARNVNMGNPHAVAFVDSLDHAGNLYGEPPYEPAGVYPDGVNIEFVADRGPRHVAMRVHERGAAETRSCGTGACAVAVATARRDGADPAVSGAPVTYTVDVLGGTLVITEHPDGEIEMTGPAVIVGEGTVDPAWLADTP from the coding sequence GTGACCAGCGCGCAGACCTCGCCCCTCCGCTTCCTCAAGGGCCACGGCACCGAGAACGACTTCGTGATCGTCCCCGACGCCGACCACACGATCGACCTGCCTCCCGCCCTTGTCGCCCGGCTGTGCGACCGGCGGGCCGGGATCGGCGGCGACGGCGTGCTGCACGTCGTGCGCAGCGCCGCGCACCCCGAGGCGCGGCACATGGCCGATGAGGCCGAGTGGTTCATGGACTACCGCAACGCGGACGGCTCCGTCGCCGAGATGTGCGGCAACGGCGTACGGGTCTTCGCCCGCTACCTGGAGCACGCCGGGCACGTCACCGCCGGTGAGGTCGCCGTCGCCACCCGCGGCGGCGTCAAGCGCGTCCACCTCGACAAGGACGGCTCCGTCACCGTCCGGATGGGCCGGGCCGTGCTCCCCGAGGACGGGGTCACCGTCACCGTCGACGGCCGCAGCTGGCCCGCCCGCAACGTGAACATGGGCAACCCGCACGCGGTCGCCTTCGTCGACTCCCTCGACCACGCCGGCAACCTGTACGGCGAGCCGCCCTACGAGCCGGCCGGGGTCTACCCCGACGGCGTCAACATCGAGTTCGTCGCCGACCGAGGCCCCCGCCACGTCGCCATGCGCGTACACGAGCGCGGTGCCGCCGAGACCCGCTCGTGCGGCACGGGCGCCTGCGCCGTCGCCGTGGCCACCGCCCGCCGGGACGGCGCCGACCCGGCCGTGTCCGGCGCCCCCGTCACGTACACCGTCGACGTCCTCGGCGGCACGCTCGTCATCACCGAGCACCCCGACGGCGAGATCGAGATGACCGGACCCGCCGTCATCGTCGGCGAGGGCACCGTCGACCCGGCCTGGCTCGCCGACACCCCGTAA